GATTTACTACTCCTGCAGGATTGCCACTAAATTCTTTACTTGTAAAAGCGTCAACAATAAAAATTTGCATAAAAAGTTCCCCTTTAAACGTTAATTTGTTTCGAATAATTATAATATAGCACAATAGCTGAGTTTTTCAAGTTTCCATACGTATACTCATTTATATAAGATTTGGAAATTATATGTTGAATTTTGTAAAAATAATTGCTAAAATTATAAAATGGGGTGTAGAAAAATGAAAAAATGGTATGTTATTTTTACTCGAAGTGGATATGAAAACAAAGTTAGAGATATTATTGAGAGTTGCTTTAAACAAGAGGAAGTGAAATTGCTTATTCCGAAAAGAAAAATTATAGAGAGAGAAAAAGGACAACCAGTGGAAAGAATTAGACTTTTGTTTCCTGGATATGTTTTTGTAAATGCCGAGATGAGCGATGATTTATATTATAAAATGTCTGATGTTTTGAAAAGAGGTATTTTTCTGAAAGAAGGGAAAAGGCCTGCTTTTGTAAAAGAAGAAGAGATGAAAATAATTTTGTCTCTTACTAAAAATTCTGATTTAATAGATTTGTCAAAAGGTATAATGGAAGGAGAAAGAGTAAAGATAATTGAAGGACCATTGAAAGGGTATGAGGGGCTTATTAAGAAAATAGACAAAAGGAAAAAGAGAGCAAAAGTTATGCTTAGTATAGCGGGGGAACTGAAAAGTGTAGATTTAGCTATTGAAGTAATTGAAAATGTATCTGAGCAGCACAGGAGTCTGGTTTACGCTTGTTGATATATTTGCGGAAAGTCAAGAAACAATTTTGTGAAGATTGTGTATTGAGGATTTTCAGTATTATCTATATAATTAAATTGTATGACATAAAAAGGAGGTTGAGACAAATGAAGTTGAATGAAAACATGTTTAGGATGTATGATATTAGAGGGGTGTGGGGTGAAGATTTAACTGCTGAGACCGCAGAAATAATAGGAAAGGCTTTTGGTACATATGTGAGACAAAAAGGAATTAAGGATGTGCTGGTAGGCAGAGATAATAGATTATCATCAAGGCCTATACGAGATGCTTTGATTAAAGGACTTACTTCTACAGGCTGTGATGTATTAGATGTAGGGGTTTTGACGACTCCAGCTTTTTACTATTCTAATGTCCTGTACAATTATCAAGCAGGGATGATGATTACTGCAAGCCACAATCCGCCACAATTTAATGGTTTCAAAGTTATGGTAGGACCTTCTACTATTTATGGCGATGAACTTAAAAAACTATACTATATAGCAGAAAAAGGCGAATTTGAAAAAGGTACAGGGAATGTGAAGTATGCTTATCCTATTAATTCGTATATTAACATGATAAAAGAAAAGGTTAAATTAGGCGACAGAAAGCTTAAAGTTGTTGTAGATTGTGGGAATGGCACAGGTTCATATTTTTATCCTGATGTTATATATAACTTAGGTTGTGAAGTATATCCTCTCTATTGTGAATCTGATCCTACATTTCCAAACCATTTCCCAGATCCAGTAAAAGAAGAAAATTTAAAAGATTTAATTGAAGAAGTAAAAAGAGTGAAGGCTGATTTGGGTATAGCTTTTGATGGTGACGGTGATAGAATTGGCGTTGTGGATGATAAGGGGAATATAATTTGGGGAGATATGTTGATGATTCTTTATTGGAGAGAAATAATGAAAAAACATCCCGGTGCCGATGCCATTGTAGAAGTGAAATGTTCTCAGGCATTAGTAGAAGAAATTGAGAGATTGGGAGGCAAACCTATCTTTTTCAAAACAGGCCATTCCCTTATAAAAGCAAAAATGAAAGAATTAGGTGCTGTATTTACAGGAGAAATGTCTGGTCATATGTTTTTTGCAGATGAGTACTATGGATTTGATGATGCGGCATATGCTGCTGCAAGGCTTTTACGAATACTTTCTAATACAGATAAATCTTTGTCTGAGCTTTTAGCTGATGTTCCTAAATATCCTGCAACACCTGAAATAAGGCTAGAATGTGACGATGAGAAAAAATTTGATGTGGTAAAAGGTGTAACTGAGTACTTTAAAGAAAAAGGATACGACATTATAGATGTTGATGGCGCAAGAGTGTTGTTTGACGAAGGATGGGGACTGGTTAGAGCTTCTAACACAGGACCAGAGCTTATTGTGAGATGTGAGGCAAAGACAAAAGAAAAACTAGAAGAGATTAAAAAAGAGCTTTCAGAAGCTTTAGCTAAATTTGGCGTAGTGTCACTCTGAGCCGAAGCGTAGCGAAGGGTCTGTGAAGAATCCATTAATAATAGATTATCATTCTGGTATAAAAGGAATGTTATATAGAGGAGGAAAAAATGGTGAAGATAAAAAAGGCGATAATTCCGGCTGCAGGACTTGGTACAAGGTTTTTACCTGCTACCAAGGCCCAGCCTAAAGAAATGCTTCCAATTGTGGACAAGCCCACTATTCAGTACATAGTTGAAGAAGCGATACAGTCGGGGATAGAGGACATTCTTATAATAACTGGCAGAAATAAAAGAGCAATAGAAGACCATTTTGATAAATCTGTGGAGTTGGAGCTGGAGTTAAAAAAGAAAAAGAAGGAAAGCCTTTTACACCTTGTAGAAGATATTAGCAATATGGTAAATATTCACTATATAAGGCAAAAGGAACCAAAAGGTTTAGGACATGCTATATACTGTGCGAGAGCATTTGTGGGCAATGAACCCTTTGCTG
The sequence above is a segment of the Thermoanaerobacter ethanolicus JW 200 genome. Coding sequences within it:
- the loaP gene encoding antiterminator LoaP → MKKWYVIFTRSGYENKVRDIIESCFKQEEVKLLIPKRKIIEREKGQPVERIRLLFPGYVFVNAEMSDDLYYKMSDVLKRGIFLKEGKRPAFVKEEEMKIILSLTKNSDLIDLSKGIMEGERVKIIEGPLKGYEGLIKKIDKRKKRAKVMLSIAGELKSVDLAIEVIENVSEQHRSLVYAC
- the glmM gene encoding phosphoglucosamine mutase → MKLNENMFRMYDIRGVWGEDLTAETAEIIGKAFGTYVRQKGIKDVLVGRDNRLSSRPIRDALIKGLTSTGCDVLDVGVLTTPAFYYSNVLYNYQAGMMITASHNPPQFNGFKVMVGPSTIYGDELKKLYYIAEKGEFEKGTGNVKYAYPINSYINMIKEKVKLGDRKLKVVVDCGNGTGSYFYPDVIYNLGCEVYPLYCESDPTFPNHFPDPVKEENLKDLIEEVKRVKADLGIAFDGDGDRIGVVDDKGNIIWGDMLMILYWREIMKKHPGADAIVEVKCSQALVEEIERLGGKPIFFKTGHSLIKAKMKELGAVFTGEMSGHMFFADEYYGFDDAAYAAARLLRILSNTDKSLSELLADVPKYPATPEIRLECDDEKKFDVVKGVTEYFKEKGYDIIDVDGARVLFDEGWGLVRASNTGPELIVRCEAKTKEKLEEIKKELSEALAKFGVVSL